The DNA segment tgaaaatatttcggttgaaTAGATCCTGACTATTCATTATGATCCACGAATTTTAAGGAAAAAAATCTCATTCGGTTCAGTAGATTGGACAGTTTGCGAGAATCACCCTCTATAAAGGTATGTACTTTGTTGAACTGGTCTATCAAAACCAAAGTTACACGATGAAATAAAAGATTACGAGGCTATGCTATGTGGTGGCTGAATTTTCTCTACACTCATGAAACATTTCTTGCTGTATGCATATCAATAATTTTCTGGTCCCGaatggatatacagggtgtcccaaaactagttattcaaacgtcacaccatgatagagtagaccaaaaatactattgaatgacaccaacattttAGTTCAGCAAAAATGTTCCGTTTCcgaaataattagaattttatgaaaatacctaaaattgccgattttcgaactattttttgcaatcacagggccagtttgtgatgAAAGATACCGATTTTAGATCGTATTAATCCTAGATTGTTGTACTATCacccctaattaaaattattctaagtagttaatcgaaaacttcagtaaatgtaaattaaaacaattgttttttctacaaaatttgtattactcagaataaagcCCCTGTATAGGGGTGATAGTATGGGCGAAAAACGCTGTCCTTAATCATAAATTGTGattaaaaaaatagttcgaaaatcggtaaTTTTAGGTTTGGttatttttggaaacggtacattttcgctgaagtaatgttggtgtcattcaatagtattcggtctactctatcgtggtgtgtcgtttgattcactagttttaggacACCCTGCGTATGTAATATGAATGATGCGATAGCTGCTATCGCATTTTTTGATCTTCTTATCGATTacaaatcagcaaaaaattaataatcttATTGAAAGTTGCCAATATACCTGTTTAGGAAGAACAGCCTTTCCGTTTTCATCCATGAATGCTAGAGGACAATAATTATACAGAAaacattttccaaaaaaatcttcGGGCTTTCTACAATACTTTTTGATTAATTCCCAGAATCGTTCACCACTTTCTTCTTTTTCAGTACAATTGAATCCACGAACTGGTCGCTTCGGACATACATTATCGGGCTGACCCACCTTGCCACTTATTCGCAACCAATCTCGTACCACACTGACTTCACCAAATGGAATACCTGTCTGACACATGCCCCTTGCACCTGGATTGATACCCACAAATAATACTTCTTTTTCATTATTGCAGAACTTTCTCAAGTATCTTTCCCATGGTTCCCTAGCATATACAGTAGGGTTATAAACGTAACGTATTGGTTTTTTTAATAATGATTCGTTCTGGTCTTTGTAAATTTGAATTATATCCCCCGAAACTGGCATTGTGATTTTTTCAGTACCAAATATTTTCACTTTCACTATCTCAAATCAAGCTTGTACTGCTAGCTCGGATCAGAGCCGTCTTTATATGTGCTAGCCGGATGCATTCATTGCCAAAGATTATCTCTTACATTTGTTCATTGCATTTCCTAATAATCTAATCTTATCAGTGTGTAAAcaacaaaaaacttttttgcttttattttatttacccGTCTATAAAAAATTGGGAATTACCCAGTTTCGATAAATATCggcgttgattgaagtattagTAATACTTCAATCAAAGATAAGGTAtctattgaaattcaacatgggaggactctgcatcttctgaaactctttagggtttacactcccagtctctgaaacgaataaatcaattgagaaattgaaatgatcgaTTTGCCGATTTGTCGGTAGcaaatcagatggaaaaaattgttaacTGACAATGAACACGGAAAAATGGAACTTcgtaaaaaattgcaaattcgattgattttgtttcagagactgagaGTGAGAACCCCAAAGAGTTACAGAAAAAGATAGAGGTCATTTCAAGGATATAAAATTGATGGGGAGAGAGAGCATACACTATAGTTTTCAAGCAAGTACCGAAAGTACTTGTTTCATATTTCAGGTCCATTTTTCCTCTTAGATGTGGGAAAAAGTGAGGGCGATGTatcatatatttctgaaacagcaaaaaaatggcgattcttctAAGTCAtgtcaaactactgttttcataagaaaaaacataactttatgttatagctcagcaaataaacctgtaggaaaaaatcatagtacgccactggatagcTATCAAAAGAGTGCCTGCATtacgttttcatttcaacatcctagcacaaacagaaacggagataatgaccaatgttgaaatcgcccaaatttcaattttggcctttaactcaaaaacaaaagaagatagaggaatgcagtcgaTGGCATTATGGAAAACCACTCTTATTTCCGTCAGATGATTTGTATGAAATCTCCAGAATTATGAATCCTCAGCAGTTATTCGTATTGAAAATCTTATCCGCCATAAATTCGAGAAAAATCCAGATTCgaacaacagaatattcttaTGAAACAAGGAATAAGATGAACAAATGCTTCACACCAAGAGCAGAAAAACGTATTGGCCAAAGAAGTTTCACTTACCTAGCTCCACGTCTTTACTCTAGAGTTCCCAAGGAGttgaaagaaataataaattCCAAAACATACAAAATGGAATTAAGGAACTGGATAATTGAAAAGGGaagaaaatatttccattccATTATCAACCCGCAATGAAGAATCTCTACAAAAAACCCTGATTTCGAATCGTTCCTGGACTTATTTGTTTTTTCCCCATATTTCGGGGATCTCCACTTAATGCTGGTTCCAGATCATTTCGAGGATCTCCATGTATAGCATGCGTATAACTGTCACTTGGATGAActcattttgttttatttttacctTGATAAATTCTGTCATTCTATTATGGTATAGTGGATCCTAGATGTAACTTGTTCTCTGTCACATTGGAATTTTTACATTAAGTTGGAATAATGGCTGTTGTTATTTTGTAATGTATTCTTTTGAAAATCACGTACAGGCTCACGTAACAGAATAAACTATTatcattattagtttctcgagaAATGACGACAtaaatggtacattcattttcctctatctcgttgggttaaaaagttgtagttcaggtgtcaccaattttgcccaccctgtacattctcgAGGGCGGTGAAATTTTTCCTATTTTAAAGCCACGGACtcgagaataacggaaaaaatataatttgacagTTTCACCAAGCCGAAACAATACAAATTGGTCACAAAAatcgtttttttgaattatatcctctcctgggcttcaaattgttttcgcattcataataaatgttgtagagcataacattttctacaaattttgtccgaagaaattttgtctactttcgaacgtttttgagatatatggcgatgaatgtacaggtgggcaaatttcgatgttttagcactacagtttttaaaccagaggagatacacaaaatctgataccccattctcgttctctttttctgagaaactaacaatagtagtagtcatttttggccactttcttttgttttcgagttataagcaaaaattagaaaaatggcgatattgaattaaatttatatctccgctgatACTGACggtagagctctgaaattgaaacattatacaggcacttttttacgtagaatccagtggcgtgctcgccttttcagcaggatttttaattacgaagctatgacccaaagttatgttttttcaaatgggaacactagtgttctgtgcaattttttgaaagcttaatttttactgatttcaaaaatatataacatcatatggtttgtatcaatataaatgatagaaaatggtcaaaaaccttttttctcaatatttctatggtttcaacttttgatgagcacagaataatagcatcgtatgattaccactgtctccttctatgagtcctttcattattatgaaaatttatgaaatatatcttgattcaaattttgtgaaaattggtaaaaagcatagaaagaatgacattgccggaaggagaccgcttttgttataggaaactctatttttctgtgttcttcaaaagttgaaaccatagaaatattgagaaaaaaggtttttgaccattttctattatttatattgatacaaaccatatgatgttatatatttttgaaatcagtgaaaattaagctttcaaaaaactgcacagaaaactagtgttcccatttaaaaaaacataactttgggtaatagcttcgtaattaaaaatcctgctaaaaaggcaagcacgccactggattctacgtaaaaaagtgcctgtataatgtttcaatttcagagctctatcatcagtattagcggagatataaaattatttcgatatcgccatttttccaatttttgcttataattcgaaaacaaaagaaagtggccaaaaatcactactggtacctattgtaagtttctcataaaaagagaacgagaatcgggtatcagattttgtctatctccactggtttaaaagctgtagtgctaaaacatcgaaatttacccaacctgtacattagactggatttctattattttcatgttcaaaaacaTATTTGAAGATTACATAACCCAAGACACCGATTAACTATAATATATGAAAAAGGATGTTTTTACACGTGCATAACTGTTTTCAACGCACTGCCAGCGGAATTACAACAAGTGAAGTACTTCAGAAGCTTCGAAAGCAAAATACATGATTTTCTGATTAGATTAGAACATTATACAATACAGGAATATTTAGAAAGGAGACGATAGATCCAATTCAATAATCTCATTATTTTCTTTAAAATTGACAGTTCCATATTTAGCATTAATTGTACAATTATTGATGtaatttatggaaaataaatatttctactaCTACTATTGACCTTGGTCTTtcacatgtgtggctaagctcctcgctcttatcaccctccaactcgaaaacggttaagagtatgtaaaattgcttcggacaaaagttgtgtagaattttattatct comes from the Coccinella septempunctata chromosome 2, icCocSept1.1, whole genome shotgun sequence genome and includes:
- the LOC123308694 gene encoding single-strand selective monofunctional uracil DNA glycosylase-like, whose amino-acid sequence is MPVSGDIIQIYKDQNESLLKKPIRYVYNPTVYAREPWERYLRKFCNNEKEVLFVGINPGARGMCQTGIPFGEVSVVRDWLRISGKVGQPDNVCPKRPVRGFNCTEKEESGERFWELIKKYCRKPEDFFGKCFLYNYCPLAFMDENGKAVLPKQSHLKDSLQKVCDETLKKIIDLLEPNIVVGIGRYPEERANKVLENNEQNIKVLYMPHPSPKTGLSRQKWLEEAGRIIENNNLTQYFGNRAN